Proteins from a single region of Punica granatum isolate Tunisia-2019 chromosome 8, ASM765513v2, whole genome shotgun sequence:
- the LOC116189619 gene encoding uncharacterized protein LOC116189619 isoform X2 produces the protein MPQSNNFFPSLEEIYMRKLPKFKGWEWEWERRGNRIEEEDGDSSSSSSLLMLPCFSDKVDVRIDECPRLSYMLHGQQLFLHQHDLLFLPVGPQRSMAVLVPTDPYPSPSPSTISDSVSLTALTSLSISKIEDAEQLPVELFQSLPSLQSLEINRCPRLKALPLGAIQSLPSLQNLRISDCPRLGAELQLPQLPSLKRISLSKLENLEHIELSEGGTMPQSNLFPSLEEISLWYLPKFKGWEWERRGNRIEEEDGDSSSSSSSLLMLPCFSDKVKVEIYGCPRFSYMHGQQQLGLVGWRMRNVTALLLHQRDPLLLPLGPQRPMAVLLPTDPSPSTDSLSLTALTSLSISEIEDAEHLPVELFQSLPSLQYLCISDCPRFGAELQLPQLPSLKRIILEHLENLEHIELWEDGTMPQSNFFPSLEEITLWGLPKFKGWEWERRGNRIEEEDGDSSSSSSLLIVLCFSDKVKVNIFMCPRFSYMLHGQQLFLHQHDLLFLHQHDLLFLPLGPQRSMAVLVPTDPYPSPSPSTISDSLSLTALTSLTISEIEDAEHLPVELFQSLPSLQSLIISNCPRLKALPLGAIFRYISTLETLKIYDCPELDLSTENGDDDDGGGNAEGMTNLLQLQGHHKLCHLSICGVHKMECLPGWFINFAISNLQSLTIRNCKGLKSLLPGRLILPLLTTLDSLELHRCPELDLSIGESEDMPMAAYSQFTKLRNLAFDKIEKMETLPWWIQHLTNLESLSIRFCKNLKALPEWFPNLTSLKHLLILYCGEELTRRCQGENGGGEDWPKISHIPHVEVRR, from the exons ATGCCACAGTCTAATAATTTCTTTCCATCCttggaagaaatatatatgaggAAATTGCCTAAATTCAAGGGATGGGAGTGGGAGTGGGAGAGGAGGGGCAATAGAATTGAAGAGGAGGATGgcgattcttcttcttcttcttctttgttaATGCTCCCTTGCTTCTCCGACAAGGTCGACGTCCGGATAGATGAGTGCCCAAGATTATCTTACATGCTGCATGGTCAACAGCTATTTCTTCACCAACACGATCTACTATTTCTTCCCGTTGGCCCTCAACGATCGATGGCAGTGCTGGTGCCGACTGATCCATatccatctccatctccatcgACCATATCCGATTCTGTATCTCTCACCGCACTGACATCCCTCTCCATCAGCAAAATTGAGGATGCAGAGCAGTTGCCCGTGGAGTTGTTTCAGTCCCTCCCGTCTCTCCAGTCTCTTGAAATCAATCGTTGCCCTCGCCTTAAAGCACTCCCTCTGGGGGCGATTCAGTCCCTCCCGTCTCTCCAGAATCTACGTATCAGTGATTGCCCACGATTGGGTGCGGAATTGCAGCTACCACAGCTCCCTTCCCTCAAAAGAATCTCCTTAAGTAAATTGGAGAATCTGGAGCATATAGAATTATCGGAGGGTGGGACGATGCCACAGTCTAATTTATTTCCATCCTTGGAAGAAATATCGCTGTGGTATTTGCCTAAATTCAAGGGATGGGAGTGGGAGAGAAGGGGCAATAGAATTGAAGAGGAGGATGgcgattcttcttcttcttcttcttctttgttaATGCTCCCCTGCTTCTCCGACAAGGTCAAGGTTGAAATATATGGGTGCCCAAGATTCTCTTACATGCATGGTCAACAGCAACTAGGACTAGTGGGATGGAGGATGAGGAATGTAACTGCACTCCTACTCCACCAACGCGATCCACTACTTCTTCCCCTTGGCCCCCAACGACCGATGGCAGTGCTGCTGCCGACTGATCCATCTCCATCGACTGATTCTCTATCTCTCACCGCACTGACATCCCTCTCCATCAGCGAAATTGAGGATGCAGAGCACTTGCCCGTGGAGTTGTTTCAGTCCCTCCCGTCTCTCCAGT ATCTATGTATCAGTGATTGCCCACGATTTGGTGCGGAATTGCAGCTACCACAGCTCCCTTCCCTCAAAAGAATCATCTTGGAGCATTTGGAGAATTTGGAGCATATAGAATTATGGGAGGATGGCACGATGCCACAGTCTAATTTCTTTCCATCCTTGGAAGAAATAACGCTATGGGGATTGCCTAAATTCAAGGGATGGGAGTGGGAGAGGAGGGGCAATAGAATTGAAGAGGAGGATGgcgattcttcttcttcttcttctttgttaATCGTCCTCTGCTTCTCCGACAAGGTCAAGGTTAACATATTTATGTGCCCAAGATTCTCTTACATGCTGCATGGTCAACAGCTATTTCTTCACCAACACGATCTACTATTTCTTCACCAACACGATCTACTATTTCTTCCCCTTGGCCCTCAACGATCGATGGCAGTGCTGGTGCCGACTGATCCATatccatctccatctccatcgACCATATCCGATTCTCTATCTCTCACCGCACTGACATCCCTCACCATCAGCGAAATTGAGGATGCAGAGCACTTGCCCGTGGAGTTGTTTCAGTCCCTCCCGTCTCTCCAGTCTCTTATAATCAGTAATTGCCCTCGCCTTAAAGCACTCCCTCTGGGGGCAATCTTCCGATACATATCCACCCTTGAGACGCTGAAAATTTATGATTGCCCAGAGCTTGATTTATCCACCGAGAACGGTGACGACGACGATGGTGGTGGTAATGCTGAAGGCATGACCAATCTTTTGCAGCTACAGGGCCATCATAAACTTTGCCATCTAAGTATCTGTGGAGTTCATAAGATGGAGTGTTTGCCTGGGTGGTTCATAAACTTCGCCATCTCCAATCTCCAAAGTTTAACCATTAGAAATTGCAAGGGCTTGAAGTCTCTTCTGCCTGGAAGACTGATTCTTCCGCTTCTCACCACCCTCGACTCATTGGAGCTACACCGCTGTCCAGAACTTGACTTATCAATAGGGGAGTCAGAAGACATGCCGATGGCGGCTTATTCTCAGTTCACTAAACTCCGCAATTTGGCATTCGACAAGATAGAAAAAATGGAGACTCTCCCGTGGTGGATTCAGCACCTCACTAACCTTGAAAGTTTAAGCATCCGATTCTGCAAGAATCTGAAGGCTTTGCCTGAGTGGTTTCCCAATCTCACCTCACTCAAACATCTTCTAATTCTTTATTGCGGGGAGGAGCTGACAAGAAGGTGCCAAGGGGAAAACGGAGGAGGAGAGGACTGGCCTAAGATTTCTCACATCCCGCATGTAGAAGTAAGAAGATGA
- the LOC116189619 gene encoding uncharacterized protein LOC116189619 isoform X1 — MPQSNNFFPSLEEIYMRKLPKFKGWEWEWERRGNRIEEEDGDSSSSSSLLMLPCFSDKVDVRIDECPRLSYMLHGQQLFLHQHDLLFLPVGPQRSMAVLVPTDPYPSPSPSTISDSVSLTALTSLSISKIEDAEQLPVELFQSLPSLQSLEINRCPRLKALPLGAIQSLPSLQNLRISDCPRLGAELQLPQLPSLKRISLSKLENLEHIELSEGGTMPQSNLFPSLEEISLWYLPKFKGWEWERRGNRIEEEDGDSSSSSSSLLMLPCFSDKVKVEIYGCPRFSYMHGQQQLGLVGWRMRNVTALLLHQRDPLLLPLGPQRPMAVLLPTDPSPSTDSLSLTALTSLSISEIEDAEHLPVELFQSLPSLQSLIIKDCPRLKALPLGAIQSLPSLQNLCISDCPRFGAELQLPQLPSLKRIILEHLENLEHIELWEDGTMPQSNFFPSLEEITLWGLPKFKGWEWERRGNRIEEEDGDSSSSSSLLIVLCFSDKVKVNIFMCPRFSYMLHGQQLFLHQHDLLFLHQHDLLFLPLGPQRSMAVLVPTDPYPSPSPSTISDSLSLTALTSLTISEIEDAEHLPVELFQSLPSLQSLIISNCPRLKALPLGAIFRYISTLETLKIYDCPELDLSTENGDDDDGGGNAEGMTNLLQLQGHHKLCHLSICGVHKMECLPGWFINFAISNLQSLTIRNCKGLKSLLPGRLILPLLTTLDSLELHRCPELDLSIGESEDMPMAAYSQFTKLRNLAFDKIEKMETLPWWIQHLTNLESLSIRFCKNLKALPEWFPNLTSLKHLLILYCGEELTRRCQGENGGGEDWPKISHIPHVEVRR, encoded by the coding sequence ATGCCACAGTCTAATAATTTCTTTCCATCCttggaagaaatatatatgaggAAATTGCCTAAATTCAAGGGATGGGAGTGGGAGTGGGAGAGGAGGGGCAATAGAATTGAAGAGGAGGATGgcgattcttcttcttcttcttctttgttaATGCTCCCTTGCTTCTCCGACAAGGTCGACGTCCGGATAGATGAGTGCCCAAGATTATCTTACATGCTGCATGGTCAACAGCTATTTCTTCACCAACACGATCTACTATTTCTTCCCGTTGGCCCTCAACGATCGATGGCAGTGCTGGTGCCGACTGATCCATatccatctccatctccatcgACCATATCCGATTCTGTATCTCTCACCGCACTGACATCCCTCTCCATCAGCAAAATTGAGGATGCAGAGCAGTTGCCCGTGGAGTTGTTTCAGTCCCTCCCGTCTCTCCAGTCTCTTGAAATCAATCGTTGCCCTCGCCTTAAAGCACTCCCTCTGGGGGCGATTCAGTCCCTCCCGTCTCTCCAGAATCTACGTATCAGTGATTGCCCACGATTGGGTGCGGAATTGCAGCTACCACAGCTCCCTTCCCTCAAAAGAATCTCCTTAAGTAAATTGGAGAATCTGGAGCATATAGAATTATCGGAGGGTGGGACGATGCCACAGTCTAATTTATTTCCATCCTTGGAAGAAATATCGCTGTGGTATTTGCCTAAATTCAAGGGATGGGAGTGGGAGAGAAGGGGCAATAGAATTGAAGAGGAGGATGgcgattcttcttcttcttcttcttctttgttaATGCTCCCCTGCTTCTCCGACAAGGTCAAGGTTGAAATATATGGGTGCCCAAGATTCTCTTACATGCATGGTCAACAGCAACTAGGACTAGTGGGATGGAGGATGAGGAATGTAACTGCACTCCTACTCCACCAACGCGATCCACTACTTCTTCCCCTTGGCCCCCAACGACCGATGGCAGTGCTGCTGCCGACTGATCCATCTCCATCGACTGATTCTCTATCTCTCACCGCACTGACATCCCTCTCCATCAGCGAAATTGAGGATGCAGAGCACTTGCCCGTGGAGTTGTTTCAGTCCCTCCCGTCTCTCCAGTCTCTTATAATCAAGGATTGCCCTCGCCTTAAAGCACTCCCTCTGGGGGCGATTCAGTCCCTCCCGTCTCTCCAGAATCTATGTATCAGTGATTGCCCACGATTTGGTGCGGAATTGCAGCTACCACAGCTCCCTTCCCTCAAAAGAATCATCTTGGAGCATTTGGAGAATTTGGAGCATATAGAATTATGGGAGGATGGCACGATGCCACAGTCTAATTTCTTTCCATCCTTGGAAGAAATAACGCTATGGGGATTGCCTAAATTCAAGGGATGGGAGTGGGAGAGGAGGGGCAATAGAATTGAAGAGGAGGATGgcgattcttcttcttcttcttctttgttaATCGTCCTCTGCTTCTCCGACAAGGTCAAGGTTAACATATTTATGTGCCCAAGATTCTCTTACATGCTGCATGGTCAACAGCTATTTCTTCACCAACACGATCTACTATTTCTTCACCAACACGATCTACTATTTCTTCCCCTTGGCCCTCAACGATCGATGGCAGTGCTGGTGCCGACTGATCCATatccatctccatctccatcgACCATATCCGATTCTCTATCTCTCACCGCACTGACATCCCTCACCATCAGCGAAATTGAGGATGCAGAGCACTTGCCCGTGGAGTTGTTTCAGTCCCTCCCGTCTCTCCAGTCTCTTATAATCAGTAATTGCCCTCGCCTTAAAGCACTCCCTCTGGGGGCAATCTTCCGATACATATCCACCCTTGAGACGCTGAAAATTTATGATTGCCCAGAGCTTGATTTATCCACCGAGAACGGTGACGACGACGATGGTGGTGGTAATGCTGAAGGCATGACCAATCTTTTGCAGCTACAGGGCCATCATAAACTTTGCCATCTAAGTATCTGTGGAGTTCATAAGATGGAGTGTTTGCCTGGGTGGTTCATAAACTTCGCCATCTCCAATCTCCAAAGTTTAACCATTAGAAATTGCAAGGGCTTGAAGTCTCTTCTGCCTGGAAGACTGATTCTTCCGCTTCTCACCACCCTCGACTCATTGGAGCTACACCGCTGTCCAGAACTTGACTTATCAATAGGGGAGTCAGAAGACATGCCGATGGCGGCTTATTCTCAGTTCACTAAACTCCGCAATTTGGCATTCGACAAGATAGAAAAAATGGAGACTCTCCCGTGGTGGATTCAGCACCTCACTAACCTTGAAAGTTTAAGCATCCGATTCTGCAAGAATCTGAAGGCTTTGCCTGAGTGGTTTCCCAATCTCACCTCACTCAAACATCTTCTAATTCTTTATTGCGGGGAGGAGCTGACAAGAAGGTGCCAAGGGGAAAACGGAGGAGGAGAGGACTGGCCTAAGATTTCTCACATCCCGCATGTAGAAGTAAGAAGATGA